In Lacrimispora indolis DSM 755, a genomic segment contains:
- a CDS encoding Crp/Fnr family transcriptional regulator, with product MTLTELENRVPALREYTKNMPHDIRNRCTVRTHAAGSIIHQKDMELNYFGIVAAGENRVINEFENGNVYMIEGNKAIDFIGEVTILACMERTSVTIEAVTDNVVAYISRKDAERWLSEDINILRLASKHTAFKLYRSSYTNGAKLFYPPAYLLLDYIVRFGRQNGMDNKKPSENLTINRTRQLLQEEIGVNVKTLNRTIYQLKQEGFFHVCKGKISFSREQYEAAVIWLNAAKDK from the coding sequence ATGACACTGACTGAGCTGGAAAACCGGGTTCCCGCTTTAAGGGAATATACAAAAAATATGCCCCATGATATACGAAACCGCTGCACCGTGCGGACCCATGCCGCAGGTTCCATCATACACCAGAAGGATATGGAGCTGAACTATTTTGGAATTGTAGCGGCAGGTGAAAATCGGGTCATCAACGAATTTGAAAATGGAAATGTCTATATGATCGAGGGTAATAAGGCCATAGATTTTATCGGAGAAGTTACCATACTCGCCTGTATGGAACGTACCTCCGTGACCATTGAAGCTGTGACGGATAACGTGGTTGCCTATATCAGCCGGAAGGATGCGGAGCGCTGGCTTTCGGAGGATATCAATATCCTGCGCCTGGCCTCCAAACACACCGCATTCAAGTTGTACCGCTCCTCTTACACCAACGGTGCAAAGCTGTTTTACCCTCCAGCCTATCTTCTGTTAGACTATATAGTGCGTTTCGGAAGGCAGAATGGCATGGATAATAAAAAACCTTCGGAAAACCTGACCATCAACCGGACGCGCCAGCTTCTCCAGGAAGAGATCGGAGTCAATGTAAAAACGCTCAACCGCACTATCTATCAGCTGAAACAGGAAGGATTCTTTCATGTCTGTAAAGGCAAAATTTCATTTTCCAGGGAACAGTATGAGGCTGCTGTCATATGGCTGAATGCAGCCAAGGATAAATAA
- a CDS encoding DUF3100 domain-containing protein, with product MSGSKKETFVYGSLKERFAVEWKIFALAFVFILIADNIGQIKIPVGKGMFILFPIFYAIILGVLSGPQVLKIADSKHVKAASRLVVVGICPFIAKLGITAGANIDTILQSGPVLLLHGFGNLLGPLLALPVAILLGMKREAIGACHSINREYHMALINNIYGPDSAEARGSLSIYIVGGMVGTIYFGLMASVVGMTGLFHPQALGLASGVGAGIMMASSSASLCAIYPEWADTISAMASVGETIAGITGMYITMFIAIPMTDRLYRYLEPKLEKITLKNKEKEETV from the coding sequence ATGAGCGGCAGCAAAAAAGAAACTTTTGTGTATGGTTCCCTGAAGGAACGGTTTGCGGTGGAGTGGAAGATATTTGCCCTGGCATTCGTCTTTATCCTTATTGCGGATAATATAGGGCAGATTAAGATCCCTGTTGGAAAAGGAATGTTTATTCTGTTTCCGATTTTTTATGCAATTATTTTAGGCGTGTTAAGCGGGCCTCAAGTGCTTAAGATCGCGGACAGCAAGCATGTTAAGGCGGCCTCCAGGCTGGTTGTGGTGGGCATCTGTCCGTTTATTGCCAAGCTGGGGATCACGGCAGGAGCCAACATCGACACCATCTTACAGTCCGGTCCGGTGCTTCTGCTCCATGGATTCGGCAACTTGTTAGGGCCTTTGCTGGCGCTGCCGGTTGCAATTCTTCTGGGAATGAAGAGAGAGGCCATAGGAGCCTGTCATTCTATTAACAGGGAATACCACATGGCACTGATCAATAATATTTACGGCCCTGATTCAGCTGAGGCCAGGGGGAGCCTTTCCATCTATATCGTAGGAGGTATGGTGGGGACAATATATTTCGGGCTTATGGCTTCTGTGGTAGGTATGACGGGCCTGTTCCATCCCCAGGCATTGGGATTGGCCTCCGGCGTGGGCGCAGGCATCATGATGGCAAGCTCCAGTGCCAGCTTGTGCGCTATTTATCCTGAATGGGCTGATACCATTTCTGCTATGGCCAGTGTGGGAGAGACCATAGCTGGAATTACCGGAATGTATATCACCATGTTTATTGCTATTCCCATGACGGACAGGCTTTATAGGTACTTAGAGCCGAAGCTGGAGAAAATCACCCTTAAGAATAAGGAGAAAGAGGAGACAGTATGA
- a CDS encoding amidohydrolase family protein: MRTCDLLIKDSSVLISAETLREHTDIVINAGRIEEAGAGLWKKYRASETINGKGKLFMPGLIDSHVHTGQQLLKGFVLDAKPIIWTRIMLPFESTLTSEKMRLSAQAAALEMIKSGTTGFIDAGSYFMEDAAAVYAESGLRGALSYSTMDEEGLPESISMSAKEAVKRTDSLYDRFHGKGSLKVYYSLRALNSCTSRLVELESEHAKERGTMLQAHMNEYMGEINGIMAREGMRPYEYLEKMQVLDSNFLGAHSLILSDEEKALIKERGVKVCHCPFSNCGKAVPDTPQLLDMGISIGMGTDGAAHGGLSLWNEMKIFRSLMNIYHGVPGSNPKIMPAETIFRMVLEGGAAALYEEDSLGRLESGYKADIISINMDQPHLCPTGNKLHTLLECVNAGDVADMIVGGRLIMKDREVLSMDEEKILYESGKYMESVNK; the protein is encoded by the coding sequence ATGCGGACATGCGATTTATTAATAAAGGACAGCAGTGTGTTAATCAGTGCAGAAACATTGCGGGAGCATACGGATATCGTCATAAATGCCGGACGGATCGAAGAGGCAGGGGCAGGTCTGTGGAAAAAATACCGGGCCTCTGAGACCATTAATGGAAAGGGAAAGCTTTTCATGCCCGGTCTTATTGACAGCCATGTACATACGGGACAGCAGCTGCTGAAGGGGTTTGTGCTGGATGCAAAACCAATTATCTGGACCAGGATCATGCTTCCTTTTGAGAGCACCCTGACTTCGGAAAAGATGCGGCTCAGCGCCCAGGCTGCGGCTCTGGAAATGATAAAAAGCGGTACCACAGGATTTATAGATGCAGGAAGTTACTTTATGGAAGATGCAGCAGCTGTGTATGCTGAAAGCGGGTTAAGAGGCGCTCTTTCCTACTCAACAATGGATGAGGAGGGCCTTCCGGAATCCATTTCAATGAGCGCAAAGGAAGCGGTAAAGCGTACGGACTCCCTGTATGACAGATTTCATGGAAAAGGGAGCTTAAAGGTATATTACTCTCTGCGGGCTTTAAATTCCTGCACCAGCCGTTTGGTGGAACTGGAGTCAGAACATGCCAAGGAGCGGGGAACTATGCTTCAGGCTCACATGAATGAGTATATGGGCGAAATAAATGGAATCATGGCCCGCGAAGGAATGCGGCCTTACGAATACCTTGAGAAAATGCAGGTGCTTGACAGCAACTTCCTGGGCGCCCACAGCCTGATTCTTTCTGATGAAGAAAAGGCTCTCATAAAGGAGAGAGGAGTAAAGGTGTGCCACTGTCCTTTCAGCAACTGCGGAAAAGCAGTACCGGATACGCCCCAGCTTCTGGATATGGGAATTTCAATAGGCATGGGTACGGATGGTGCGGCCCATGGCGGCTTAAGCCTTTGGAATGAGATGAAGATATTCCGTTCTCTTATGAACATTTATCATGGTGTGCCCGGCAGCAATCCAAAGATAATGCCGGCAGAAACTATTTTCCGGATGGTTCTGGAAGGCGGCGCAGCAGCTCTTTACGAGGAAGACAGCCTGGGACGGCTGGAGTCCGGATACAAAGCAGATATCATAAGCATAAACATGGATCAGCCCCACCTTTGTCCTACAGGCAATAAGCTTCATACATTGCTGGAATGCGTCAACGCCGGAGATGTAGCGGATATGATAGTAGGCGGCAGGCTAATAATGAAGGACAGGGAAGTGCTGTCCATGGATGAGGAAAAGATTTTGTATGAGTCAGGGAAATATATGGAATCGGTGAATAAGTAA
- a CDS encoding sulfite exporter TauE/SafE family protein — protein sequence MVFWLIAAAANLVVGAFVGLTGVAGFLLPIVYTGPLSMGVTEGLALSFAAFIVSGALGSVNYKRAGNLDIPFGIRLSLGSLLGAVIGVKLNLIIPESMVKILLYVVVLLSGISILLRKDRTEEEGNKGYVISDHLAATLVLGFVTGMICALSGAGGPVLVMPLLVVLGIGIRTAVGVALFNSVFIGIPACIGYMMQCNMKSLLPVMAAALVFHGMGVTFGSRNAVRINQNLLKKGIAVFSILIAVWKLFFS from the coding sequence ATGGTATTTTGGCTGATTGCTGCGGCTGCCAACCTGGTGGTAGGAGCATTTGTAGGACTTACGGGAGTGGCGGGATTTCTTCTTCCCATTGTATATACCGGGCCTTTGTCGATGGGTGTAACGGAGGGGCTGGCTCTCAGCTTTGCAGCTTTTATCGTATCAGGAGCTCTTGGCTCAGTAAACTACAAAAGAGCGGGCAACCTGGATATTCCCTTTGGGATCCGTTTAAGCCTGGGGAGTCTTCTTGGAGCAGTTATTGGTGTAAAACTGAACTTAATCATACCGGAATCCATGGTGAAAATTCTTTTGTATGTGGTGGTTCTTTTATCAGGAATTTCTATTCTTCTCAGGAAAGACCGGACGGAAGAGGAAGGGAACAAAGGCTATGTTATATCAGACCACCTGGCAGCAACCCTGGTCCTGGGGTTTGTGACAGGCATGATCTGCGCCCTTTCCGGTGCAGGAGGTCCGGTTCTGGTCATGCCTCTCCTGGTGGTCCTGGGTATCGGCATCAGAACGGCAGTGGGTGTCGCCCTGTTTAACTCAGTGTTTATAGGGATTCCTGCCTGTATTGGATACATGATGCAGTGCAATATGAAATCCCTCTTGCCGGTGATGGCAGCAGCGCTGGTATTTCACGGTATGGGAGTTACCTTTGGAAGCAGAAATGCGGTCAGGATAAACCAGAATCTCTTAAAGAAGGGGATCGCTGTCTTTTCTATATTAATTGCCGTATGGAAGCTGTTCTTCTCATAA
- a CDS encoding winged helix-turn-helix transcriptional regulator, with translation MSDKFDANKLCPVTVTQNLLMGKWKLTILWIVSRRTRRFGELQKLIPDVSRGVLAQQLKELERDNLIHREVYKEVPPRVEYSITKIGESFIPIMTQIMEWGVSYINKTTTCNVDVCIANNFPCSKCSEMLNLEKPAIEGLE, from the coding sequence ATGTCTGATAAATTTGATGCAAACAAATTATGTCCGGTAACTGTAACCCAGAATTTATTGATGGGTAAATGGAAATTAACTATTTTATGGATCGTCAGCCGCAGAACCAGGCGGTTTGGTGAACTGCAAAAGCTCATACCTGATGTGTCCCGCGGGGTCTTGGCACAGCAGTTAAAGGAACTGGAAAGAGATAACCTCATTCATAGAGAAGTTTATAAGGAAGTGCCTCCAAGGGTAGAGTACTCTATAACGAAAATCGGTGAGAGCTTTATTCCTATAATGACTCAAATTATGGAGTGGGGCGTATCATATATTAATAAGACAACCACCTGTAATGTGGATGTCTGCATCGCCAACAATTTCCCGTGTTCCAAGTGCAGCGAAATGTTAAATCTTGAAAAGCCGGCCATTGAGGGACTTGAATAA
- a CDS encoding pyridoxamine 5'-phosphate oxidase family protein, whose amino-acid sequence MKEVYDFLKKCETYYIATMDGDQPRVRPFGTVDIFEDKLYIQTGKIKNVSKQIHANPKIEICGMADGKWIRIEALAIEDDRIEARQHMLDTYPSLLKMYAADDGNTEVFYLEDATATISSLMDKPVIIQF is encoded by the coding sequence ATGAAAGAAGTATATGATTTTTTAAAAAAGTGTGAGACATATTATATTGCAACAATGGATGGCGACCAGCCAAGAGTCCGGCCATTTGGTACGGTGGATATTTTTGAAGACAAGCTCTACATTCAAACCGGTAAGATCAAAAATGTATCAAAACAGATTCATGCCAATCCGAAAATTGAAATCTGCGGTATGGCCGATGGTAAATGGATCCGCATTGAAGCTTTGGCTATTGAGGATGACCGGATTGAAGCAAGGCAGCATATGCTGGATACCTACCCCTCACTGCTAAAAATGTACGCGGCCGATGACGGCAATACCGAGGTTTTTTATCTCGAGGATGCCACAGCAACGATCTCATCGTTAATGGATAAGCCTGTGATCATTCAGTTTTAA
- a CDS encoding acyltransferase translates to MGLKKREVKYDYLRTLAVFAIIMIHAVPAETLNYRQWLFSAALLPVLLSFVGIYFMLSGLFLLESGTEDIPGFYRSRFQTIFVPFAYYSGIYYWYYEIYLRQEPLRWQEHLGAFGKGLFMGTIPMTPHLWFMYVIMALYLCAPFLARMMKAMSDKDLKLLLALMVIVQGICTYLPAFGLDLGGSLQYMIFKGWFLYFVLGYALKRLYGSSRYLPFGILGIAGFGITMVQKCLTPSFTPGIHDLAPTMVAIAAAVFLFFEHFGDIKMPFLAKLAGHISRYSYSIYLIHYLVLGQVARGLVEKTFIRHYYVPKILCETALTFLISLAAAWIIDGTIGKLLKKAMGLISYRRNKSKGAL, encoded by the coding sequence ATGGGGCTTAAAAAGCGGGAAGTGAAATACGATTATTTAAGGACTCTTGCGGTCTTTGCCATTATCATGATTCATGCGGTTCCGGCGGAAACCTTAAATTACAGGCAATGGCTGTTTTCGGCGGCCCTATTGCCGGTGCTTTTATCATTTGTAGGGATTTATTTTATGCTGAGCGGACTCTTCCTTTTAGAATCAGGGACAGAGGATATTCCGGGATTTTACCGCAGCCGGTTTCAGACAATTTTTGTCCCTTTTGCATATTACAGCGGGATCTATTACTGGTATTATGAAATTTATTTAAGGCAGGAACCCCTTAGGTGGCAGGAACACTTAGGGGCTTTTGGAAAAGGGCTTTTTATGGGAACCATTCCCATGACGCCCCATCTGTGGTTCATGTATGTGATCATGGCGCTTTACCTTTGTGCACCCTTTCTGGCCCGGATGATGAAGGCAATGAGCGATAAGGATTTAAAGCTCCTTCTTGCACTTATGGTGATCGTCCAGGGAATCTGTACCTATCTTCCGGCCTTTGGCCTGGATTTAGGAGGGAGCCTTCAATATATGATATTTAAGGGCTGGTTTCTGTATTTTGTCCTGGGTTATGCATTAAAGCGCCTGTACGGCAGCAGCAGGTATCTCCCCTTTGGGATTCTCGGCATTGCCGGTTTTGGCATCACAATGGTTCAAAAATGCCTCACCCCATCCTTTACACCCGGGATCCACGACTTGGCTCCCACAATGGTGGCAATTGCTGCGGCTGTGTTCCTGTTCTTTGAGCATTTCGGGGATATTAAAATGCCATTCCTTGCAAAGCTTGCAGGTCATATAAGCCGTTACAGTTATTCCATCTACCTCATCCATTACCTGGTTTTGGGGCAGGTGGCCAGAGGGCTGGTGGAAAAGACTTTCATAAGACATTATTATGTGCCCAAGATCCTCTGTGAGACAGCTTTGACGTTTCTCATTTCCCTGGCAGCCGCCTGGATCATTGACGGAACCATAGGAAAGCTGCTTAAAAAGGCAATGGGCCTGATCAGTTATAGAAGGAATAAAAGCAAAGGAGCGCTTTAA
- a CDS encoding DUF6472 family protein: MERKASCEYCIHYDYNEEYECYECEINLDEDEMIRFLSNSFQSCPHFKFGDDYSVVRKQM; this comes from the coding sequence ATGGAACGGAAAGCAAGCTGTGAATATTGTATACACTATGATTATAATGAAGAATACGAATGTTATGAATGTGAGATCAATCTGGATGAGGATGAGATGATACGCTTCTTAAGCAATTCGTTTCAAAGCTGTCCACATTTTAAATTCGGGGATGATTACTCGGTGGTGAGAAAGCAGATGTAA
- a CDS encoding nicotinate phosphoribosyltransferase, with the protein MSQRNLTLLTDLYELTMMQGYFKEKNANETVIFDVFYRSNPGGNGYAICAGLEQVIEYVNELHFSQEDVDYLRSTGLFEEDFLEYLNHFKFSGDIYAIPEGTVIFPREPLVKVIAPIMEAQLIETALLTIINHQSLIATKTARVVYAAAGDGVMEFGLRRAQGPDAGIYGARAAMIAGCIGTSNVLAGKMFHVPVRGTHAHSWIMSFPDELSAFRSYAKLYPTACILLVDTYDTLKSGVPNAIKVFKEMRQAGIPLTNYGIRLDSGDLAYLSKKAKKMLDEAGFSDAVISASNDLDETLINSLKIQGATINSWGVGTNLITSKDCPSFGGVYKLAAVMDKKTGQFVPKIKLSENAEKITNPGNKIIKRIYSRETGKIIADLICLEGEVFKENHSLLLFDPIETWKKTHLAPNSYTMRDLLVQIFKGGKCIYETPAVMDIQSYCKKELDTLWEESRRLVNPHEVHVDLSNELWHMKNQLLDSYHFRD; encoded by the coding sequence ATGAGCCAGCGCAATTTAACCTTATTAACAGATCTTTATGAATTGACCATGATGCAGGGATATTTTAAAGAGAAAAACGCCAACGAGACCGTAATATTCGATGTTTTCTACCGCAGCAATCCGGGCGGCAACGGGTACGCGATCTGCGCAGGCTTGGAACAGGTCATTGAATACGTAAATGAGCTTCATTTCAGCCAGGAGGATGTGGATTATTTACGGTCTACCGGTCTGTTTGAAGAAGACTTTCTGGAATATCTCAACCATTTTAAATTTTCCGGCGACATCTACGCCATCCCGGAGGGCACGGTCATATTCCCTCGCGAACCCTTAGTAAAAGTCATTGCTCCCATTATGGAAGCCCAGCTGATCGAAACCGCTCTGCTCACCATCATCAACCACCAGAGCCTGATCGCCACGAAAACAGCCAGAGTCGTATACGCTGCCGCAGGAGACGGAGTTATGGAATTCGGCTTACGCCGCGCTCAGGGACCTGATGCCGGAATTTACGGTGCCAGGGCTGCCATGATCGCAGGCTGTATCGGTACCTCCAATGTGCTGGCAGGGAAAATGTTCCATGTTCCGGTGAGAGGAACCCATGCCCACAGCTGGATCATGAGCTTTCCCGACGAGCTGAGTGCGTTCCGCAGCTATGCAAAGCTATATCCCACCGCATGCATCCTTCTGGTGGACACCTATGATACGTTAAAATCCGGCGTTCCCAATGCCATCAAGGTATTTAAGGAAATGCGGCAGGCAGGAATTCCTCTTACCAACTATGGGATCCGTCTGGACAGCGGAGACCTGGCATACCTTTCCAAAAAGGCCAAGAAAATGCTTGATGAAGCCGGATTTTCAGATGCAGTGATCTCTGCCTCCAATGACCTTGACGAGACTTTGATCAACAGCTTAAAGATCCAGGGAGCCACCATTAATTCCTGGGGCGTGGGAACCAATCTGATCACTTCCAAGGACTGCCCTTCCTTTGGCGGCGTCTATAAGCTGGCGGCTGTCATGGATAAAAAAACCGGCCAGTTTGTACCAAAGATCAAGCTTTCTGAAAACGCGGAGAAGATCACCAATCCGGGCAACAAGATTATTAAGCGAATTTACAGCCGGGAAACGGGCAAGATCATTGCAGATTTAATCTGCTTGGAAGGAGAGGTCTTTAAGGAAAACCATTCCCTCCTCCTCTTCGATCCCATTGAAACATGGAAAAAGACCCATCTGGCACCTAACAGCTATACCATGAGGGATCTTCTTGTTCAAATATTTAAAGGCGGAAAATGCATTTATGAGACACCTGCCGTTATGGATATCCAGTCCTACTGCAAAAAGGAGCTTGATACCCTTTGGGAGGAGTCCCGCCGTCTGGTGAATCCCCATGAAGTCCACGTTGACTTATCAAATGAGCTTTGGCATATGAAGAACCAGCTGCTGGACAGCTACCATTTCAGAGACTGA
- the ileS gene encoding isoleucine--tRNA ligase, producing the protein MYKKVPTDLNFVAREKEVEKFWEDHEIFKKSMENRKEAETYTFYDGPPTANGKPHIGHVLTRVIKDMIPRYRTMKGYDVPRKAGWDTHGLPVELEVEKMLGLDGKEQIEEYGLEPFIKYCKESVWKYKGMWEDFSKTVGFWADMDDPYVTYENDFIESEWWALKQIWERGLLYKGFKIVPYCPRCGTPLSSHEVAQGYKDVKEHSAIVRFKVKGEEAYILAWTTTPWTLPSNVGLCVNPDETYVKVQNGDYTYYLAEALCEKVLEGEYTVLERYQGKDLEYKEYEPLFDFVKPNKKAHYVTCDHYVTLTDGTGVVHIAPAFGEDDSKVGRKYDLPFVQLVNAAGEMTEETKWAGIFCKKADPMILTDLKERGLLFSAPIFEHSYPHCWRCDTPLIYYARESWFIKMTSVKEDLIRNNNTINWIPESIGKGRFGDWLENVQDWGISRNRYWGTPLNVWECQCGHQHSIGSIEELKAMSPNCPADIELHRPYIDEVTITCEKCGKQMKRVPEVIDCWFDSGSMPFAQHHYPFENKELFEQQFPADFISEAVDQTRGWFYSLLAISTLIFNKAPYKNVIVLGHVQDENGQKMSKSKGNAVDPFDALETYGADAIRWYFYVNSAPWLPNRFHGKAVMEGQRKFMGTLWNTYAFFVLYANIDEFDPTKYSLEYDKLPVMDKWLLSKLNTLVGTVDTCLSGYQIPEAARALQDFVDDMSNWYVRRSRERFWAKGMEQDKINAYMTLYTALVTVSKTAAPLIPFMTEEIYQNMVCSVDQSAPESIHLCDYPESNKAYIDRQLEIDMDEVLKIVVMGRAARNTANLKNRQPIGQMFVKAPHVLPVFYQEIIEEELNVKKVVFTDDVRDFTSYSFKPQLKTVGPKYGKQLGDIKKALSEVSGNEAMDTLNETGALTFSFGGTEVVLTKEDLLIDTAQTEGYVTEGDNTITVVLDTNLTPQLLAEGFVRELISKIQTMRKEAGFEVTDHIVVYSKGNEKIAGILKLHEEEVKSEVLAENIILETLAGYVKEWNINGENVTLGVEKFQ; encoded by the coding sequence ATGTACAAAAAAGTCCCTACAGACTTGAATTTTGTCGCACGAGAAAAAGAAGTTGAAAAGTTCTGGGAAGACCATGAGATTTTCAAAAAGAGCATGGAAAACCGCAAGGAAGCAGAAACCTACACGTTTTATGACGGTCCGCCCACTGCCAATGGGAAACCCCATATCGGGCACGTATTGACCAGGGTCATCAAGGATATGATCCCAAGATACCGTACCATGAAGGGCTATGACGTTCCGCGTAAAGCAGGCTGGGATACCCACGGACTGCCGGTGGAGCTGGAAGTGGAAAAGATGCTGGGCCTTGACGGCAAGGAACAGATCGAAGAGTATGGCCTGGAGCCATTTATCAAGTATTGCAAGGAAAGTGTTTGGAAATACAAAGGCATGTGGGAAGATTTCTCAAAAACCGTTGGCTTTTGGGCTGATATGGATGACCCATATGTTACCTACGAAAATGATTTTATTGAATCCGAGTGGTGGGCATTAAAGCAGATCTGGGAAAGAGGCCTTTTGTACAAAGGCTTTAAGATCGTTCCTTACTGCCCCCGGTGCGGAACTCCCTTATCCAGCCATGAGGTGGCCCAGGGGTATAAGGATGTAAAAGAACATTCCGCCATTGTCCGGTTTAAGGTAAAGGGAGAGGAAGCCTATATTCTGGCATGGACCACAACTCCCTGGACTCTTCCTTCCAACGTGGGCCTTTGTGTGAATCCGGATGAGACCTATGTGAAAGTACAGAACGGAGACTATACCTATTATCTGGCAGAAGCTCTCTGTGAAAAGGTTCTGGAAGGGGAGTACACGGTTTTAGAAAGGTATCAGGGAAAGGATCTGGAGTATAAAGAATACGAGCCTTTATTTGACTTTGTAAAACCAAATAAAAAAGCACATTACGTGACATGTGACCATTATGTCACCCTGACTGACGGTACCGGCGTGGTACACATTGCTCCTGCCTTTGGTGAGGATGATTCCAAGGTGGGCAGAAAATATGATCTTCCCTTTGTACAGCTGGTCAATGCGGCCGGTGAGATGACGGAGGAAACCAAGTGGGCAGGCATTTTCTGCAAAAAAGCAGATCCAATGATTTTAACGGATTTAAAGGAGAGAGGGCTGTTATTCTCAGCACCTATATTTGAGCACAGCTATCCCCACTGCTGGAGATGCGACACCCCGCTCATCTACTATGCAAGAGAATCCTGGTTTATCAAGATGACGTCCGTAAAGGAAGATCTGATCCGCAACAACAATACCATCAACTGGATCCCGGAAAGCATTGGAAAAGGACGTTTCGGTGACTGGCTGGAAAATGTCCAGGACTGGGGAATCAGCAGAAACCGTTACTGGGGCACGCCTCTAAATGTGTGGGAATGCCAGTGCGGTCATCAGCACTCCATCGGAAGCATTGAGGAATTAAAGGCCATGTCACCCAACTGCCCGGCAGACATTGAGCTTCACCGCCCATATATTGACGAGGTGACCATTACCTGTGAAAAATGCGGAAAGCAGATGAAGAGAGTGCCGGAGGTGATTGACTGCTGGTTTGATTCCGGTTCCATGCCATTTGCACAGCATCATTATCCTTTTGAAAACAAAGAGCTGTTTGAGCAGCAATTCCCGGCTGACTTTATTTCCGAGGCTGTGGACCAGACAAGAGGCTGGTTCTACTCCCTCCTTGCCATCTCCACTCTGATTTTCAACAAGGCGCCATATAAAAATGTAATTGTTCTGGGGCATGTCCAGGATGAGAACGGGCAAAAGATGAGTAAATCCAAGGGAAATGCGGTAGATCCTTTTGACGCGCTTGAAACCTACGGTGCCGATGCCATCCGCTGGTACTTCTATGTGAACAGCGCGCCATGGCTGCCAAACCGTTTCCACGGGAAAGCGGTTATGGAAGGACAGCGCAAATTTATGGGCACCCTGTGGAATACCTATGCATTCTTTGTGCTTTATGCGAATATTGATGAATTTGACCCCACAAAATACAGTCTGGAATATGATAAGCTTCCCGTCATGGACAAATGGCTTCTTTCCAAGCTGAACACCCTGGTTGGGACTGTGGATACCTGCCTTTCCGGCTATCAGATTCCGGAAGCGGCAAGAGCGCTTCAGGATTTTGTTGACGATATGAGCAACTGGTATGTCCGCAGAAGCAGGGAACGCTTCTGGGCAAAGGGAATGGAGCAGGATAAGATCAACGCTTATATGACCCTTTATACAGCCCTTGTCACAGTAAGCAAGACCGCGGCTCCCCTCATTCCGTTCATGACGGAAGAGATCTATCAGAACATGGTCTGCAGCGTGGATCAGTCTGCGCCGGAGAGCATCCACTTATGCGATTATCCGGAGTCAAACAAAGCCTATATTGACAGGCAGCTGGAAATCGACATGGATGAAGTATTAAAAATCGTAGTCATGGGCCGGGCTGCCAGAAATACGGCTAATTTAAAAAACCGCCAGCCTATCGGCCAGATGTTCGTAAAAGCACCTCACGTCCTTCCTGTATTTTATCAGGAGATCATTGAGGAAGAGCTGAACGTAAAAAAGGTGGTATTTACTGATGATGTAAGAGATTTCACATCCTACAGCTTTAAACCTCAGTTAAAGACCGTTGGACCGAAATACGGCAAGCAGCTGGGAGACATTAAAAAGGCTCTTTCAGAGGTGAGCGGCAATGAGGCCATGGACACCTTAAATGAAACAGGTGCCCTTACCTTCTCATTTGGCGGAACCGAAGTTGTGCTCACCAAGGAAGACCTTCTCATTGACACGGCTCAGACAGAAGGTTATGTAACTGAGGGAGACAATACCATCACCGTTGTTTTAGATACCAATCTGACACCCCAGCTTTTGGCAGAGGGCTTTGTGCGTGAGCTGATCAGCAAGATCCAGACCATGCGTAAGGAAGCTGGGTTTGAGGTGACGGATCACATTGTGGTATACAGCAAGGGCAATGAAAAAATTGCCGGTATATTAAAGCTTCACGAGGAAGAAGTAAAGAGCGAGGTACTTGCGGAAAACATCATCCTTGAAACGCTGGCCGGTTATGTGAAAGAATGGAACATTAACGGCGAAAATGTAACCCTGGGTGTGGAAAAGTTCCAGTAA